A genomic region of Oryza glaberrima chromosome 1, OglaRS2, whole genome shotgun sequence contains the following coding sequences:
- the LOC127760789 gene encoding transcription factor MYB59-like has protein sequence MVVAGKKQGRHSFSASSSSSSSSSCSVVQLGHHQRPQGEDPLIGIKAAAAGGGGIMRKGPWTEQEDVQLVWFVRLLGERRWDFLAKVSGLQRSGKSCRLRWVNYLHPGLKRGRMSPEEERMVVQLHAKLGNRWSRIAKSMPGRTDNEIKNYWRTHLRKLKLKQQKQQQSDDHHNDDDDDDDRNSSSSSSSSNSNSNLQQQPQPEDESSASGSLQAQHHEDQHQLFLHPLWNDDIIVDVDCWSSSTNVVAPPPMPASPLWDIDDAFFCSDYSLPLWG, from the exons ATGGTGGTGGCCGGCAAGAAGCAGGGACGGCATTCTTTTTctgcatcatcgtcgtcgtcttcgtcttcttcttgTTCAGTAGTGCAGCTGGGTCATCATCAGCGCCCACAGGGTGAGGACCCTCTCATCGGCatcaaagcagcagcagcaggaggaggaggaataatGAGAAAGGGCCCGTGGACGGAGCAGGAGGACGTGCAGTTGGTTTGGTTCGTGCGGCTGCTGGGCGAACGGCGGTGGGATTTCTTAGCAAAGGTGTCAG GTTTGCAGCGCAGCGGGAAGAGCTGCCGTCTCCGGTGGGTGAACTACCTGCATCCAGGGCTGAAGCGAGGGAGGATGAGCcccgaggaggagaggatggtGGTGCAGCTCCACGCCAAGCTCGGCAACAGGTGGTCTCGCATCGCCAAGAGCATGCCTGGCCGCACCgacaacgagatcaagaactacTGGCGCACCCACCTGCGCAAGCTCAAGCTCAAAcagcaaaagcagcagcagtccGACGACCaccacaacgacgacgacgacgacgacgaccgcaactcctcctcctcttcgtcctcctccaacagcaacagcaacctgcagcagcagccgcagccagAGGATGAGTCGTCGGCCAGTGGCAGCCTGCAGGCCCAACATCATGAGGACCAGCACCAACTGTTCCTTCATCCTCTCTGGAACGACGACATCATCGTCGACGTCGACTGCTGGAGCAGCAGCACCAACGTCGTCGCTCCGCCGCCGATGCCCGCCTCGCCGCTCTGGGATATCGATGACGCCTTCTTCTGCTCGGATTATTCGCTACCTCTCTGGGGATAG